GGCTCGTAAACCGCCTGCAGTTTGCCGCCCGGCCAGTCGGAGGGGTTGTGCACCATCTGCTCGGTTCCGTCCTCACCAACCACCCGGTAGGTCACCGAGGGTGCAGTAGAGATCAGATCCAAGTCAAATTCACGCTCAAGGCGGTCGCGGGTGATCTCCATGTGGAGAAGACCCAAAAAACCACAGCGAAAACCGAAACCCAAAGCGACGGAAGTTTCGGGTTCCCAGGTCAAAGAGGCGTCGTTAAGCTGCAGCTTCTCCAAAGACTCGCGCAGCGCCGGGAAGTCTTCCTGGCTGACCGGGAACAAACCCGAGTACACCATCGGCTTGACGTCCTCAAAACCAGCGAGCGCCTGCTCGGCGCCTTTCGACGCCCACGTGACCGTGTCGCCCACACGCGTTTCGCGCACATCCTTCACACCGGTAATGAGGTAGCCCACCTCACCCGGGCCCAACCCCTTCGTCTTTTTCATCGTGGGTGAGACAACACCGACCTCCAAGATCTCATGGCGCACCCCGGTGTTCATCATCTGCACCTGCTGATTCGGCTTCAAAGTGCCGTCCATCATGCGGACGTAAGTAACCACACCACGGTAAGTGTCATACACCGAATCGAAAATCAACGCACGCGCCGGCGCATCCGGATCCGAACCGGTCTCCGACTGCGGCGGCGGAACCAACTCGACCAGCTTATCCAAAAGCTCCGGCACCCCCTCGCCGGTCTTACCGGACACACGCATGACCTCCTCCGGATCGATCCCAATGATGTGAGCGATCTCCAGAGCGTACTTCTCCGGATCAGCCGCCGGCAGGTCAATCTTGTTCAAAACCGGAATGATCTCCAGATCCTTGTCCATGGCCATATAGAGGTTGGCCAAGGTCTGAGCCTCGATGCCCTGGGCGGCGTCGACAAGCAAAATCGCACCCTCACACGCTTCAAGAGCACGGGAGACCTCATAAGAAAAATCCACGTGGCCGGGCGTGTCAATCATCTGCAACACAGTGTCCTGGCCCTCAAACTCACCGCTGCGCGGAGTCCACGGCAGCCGCACGTTCTGCGCCTTAATAGTGATACCGCGCTCACGTTCGATGTCCATGTTATCGAGATACTGGTCACGCATATCACGCGCAGACACAACGTTAGAGAGCTGAAGGATGCGGTCGGCAAGCGTGGATTTGCCATGGTCGATGTGGGCAATAATGCAGAAGTTGCGGATCCGGGAGGGATCGGTGAACGTGTCTTCCGCGAAGTTGGTCTTTTGCGCAGCCATAGTTCCGCCCACTCTACCGCCTCACGTGGGCAAACAAAACAAAAGGGCGCCACATGCACAACTGCTTGTGTGAGCCTGCCAACACTCGTAATGTTGTGCTCAAAACACATTCACCCCAAGGACCGCCATGCTCTTTAGCCGCAGCAAGCGCCGCAGCGCCCTCGACGAAGGACTCGCCCTCCTCAACGAGCGCCTCGGAAGTTCCCCGCGCGAGCGCAGCCGGAAAATCGCCTCCCGGCTTCTGGTCAAACCCACTGCACGCTTAGCCCGCGGCATCTACTACGCCCCCGACATGGACGGCCAAGCCGAACCCGGCGAAGTCGTGTGGGTCACCGTACCCTCCACTCCCCCACAAGAACGCTCCATAGTGGTCATCGGCCGCGAGCACCACGACGTGCTCGGACTGCTAATTTCCCCGGAAGTTGAACACGGCGACGACCACGACTGGTTAGGGATCGGATCCGGCGAGTGGGAGGACAGCGGCGAAGAATGCTGGGTCCGGCTCGACAAAACTATGCTGGTACCAGAAACGGACGTCCACCGCCGCGGCATCTACCTACCCTCACGCCGTTTCGAGCGCATCGCCAACCGACTTCGAGACCGCTTCGACTGGAGCTAGCAGGTTTGGTGTTTCGGCGCCGAGCTTGCTATCTTGAACAGGTTGTCCGCATCCGGGATCTTCACTGGGTGCGCCGGGATACGCGAGCAGGACCTTGGGTTCGCGTTTTCAAATGCCCGGCGCGTTTGACTCCCCCTTCCCGGGTCGACTGCACACACAGAATCGACCAAAACCAAGAGGTATTCAACATGGCAAATATCAAACAGCAGAAAAAGCGCGTCCTCACCAACGAGAAGCGCCGCATGCGCAACAAATCCGTGCGCTCCGCAACCCGCACCGAGATGCGTAAGTTCCGTGAAGCTGTCGAGTCCGGCGACAAGGCTGCCGCCGAAGCTCAGTTGCGCGTCGCTTCCCGCAAACTGGACAAGGCAGTGACCAAGGGCGTCTTCCACCGCAATAACGCGGCCAACAAGAAGTCCAACATGGCCCGCGCGCTCAACAAGATGGCTTAAGTTTCAGGCCCTGCCAAACCCGGTTTCCCCCGTTGGGGAGCCGGGTTTTTGGTTTTCCTCCGCTTCCGCGGGTTGGGGGCCTTCGGCGTCTTGTGTCAGGGGGGGTTGGTTGGTGCGGGGGGACCTCGGTTGGGGGCCTTCGGCGTCTTGTGTCAGGGTGGGGTTGGTTGGTGCGAGGGGGACCTCGGTTGGGGGATATCTCGCCGTCGCCGGAAAGGGGGCGCCAGAGGGTACGGCGAGATATCCCCTAAGTGAGGTCACGTTTTAGAGATCCCAGCTACAACCGACCCCCGTTGAGGTCCAACTAATCGGCGGGCGAAAAGCCGCGGGGGAGCTTATAAATTGAAACCCCACCCTGGCGGTGCAAGAGCTCGCCGCGAACCCGCTAAGTAGAAAGGCGCGCCGCAGAGTCGGCTTTCTAGCAGCCCTCGCTCGTCTTCTTCCCGTTTAAACATCTTGATGCTCATTGGTCGCTGCGTATCAATTCTGCCGTGGGCGGTTCGCGGCGTCGCTTTCAGTTCCGCGCTTCGCCGCGCTGTGATGCTTGGGCGTATCTTTTGGGCCACAAGTGCGCCGACTTCTATACCGGCTGCGCCGCCGCGCGCAGGATGAGAAGTGCGCCCACCAGGGCAAAGAAGGTGCCTGATCCCATGTCGATCAGGGGGCCGGCCGCTAGTAAGCGGCGGCGCACTCGCTCGGTGGACACGACGTGGCTGAGTACCCCGAACAAGGCGAAGGCGCTGGCCCACATGGATAAGATCACGATCACCGCGGTGGCTACTGAGGGCTGGGGCGGCAACAAGGGGGCGATCATGGCTGTCAAGGCGATGACGATTTTTGGGTTCGCCAGGTTGGTGGACAGTCCTTTGAGGTAGCTTGTGCGCAGCCGCCCGAGTGCTGCTTCGGCTTCGTCTAGGTCCACAGGTGGGGTGGTGCGGTCGCGCCAGCCCTGCCGGATGTTGGCCTGCGCCATCCAGAGCAAAAATGCCCCGCCGATAACTTGCACGGCTGATAACGCCCAGGGAAACGCGGTAAGTAGGGTGGCGGCGCCCACGACTGTGAGTGTGCTCCATAAAAGTACGCCGGTGAGGATGCCGCAGGTGGTTGCCCAGGCGTGTTTGCGCGAGCGTGTGGCGGTGCGGGTGATTAGGATTACGTCGGGTCCCGGCGCGGCTGCTCCCACGACGTTGAGGCCGACGATGACTGCGAGGTCACCGGGGGTAATCAACGCTTCGTCATTTTCTCTACGAGGTCGCTACGTTCGAACATTTGTGCCGTCATTATTGCGTTGGGGTGGCCGGCGTGTGGGTCGGCGCCTGCTTCTAGGAGCACGTCGAGGACCTCATCTTCTTTTTTAAACACCACGCCTGCCAGCGGCGACTGCCCTCGCGCGTTGAGCTTGTCGACGTCCGCCCCACGGCTCACCAGTCCTCGCACGAGCGCAGCGTGCCCTGCGTATGCCGCTAGCATCAGAAGCGAGTTGCCGTCCTGGTTGGATAGGTTGACGTCCACGCCGTGGTCGACGTAGTCGAGCAGGGTGTGGTCGCCGTTGCGGGCGAAGTCGAAAAGCTTCGAGGCGAAGTCGCGCACATCGTCCGGGCAGTCCTTGGGGCTTTCGCTGGGGTTGTTGTTTGGGTTTGTCGAGTCTTTCACCCGGAATAATCTAGCACTGCCTTTTTATCTGGCCAGTTGGGCTATGCGCCGCACCGCGTCTTCGAGGGCGAATTCCTTATCGCCGCCTTGCCCTTTGACTGCGGCGTCGAGTTCGGCGACGATGATGACCGCGTCGCTGACTGCCTCCCCCGACCAGCTTCGCGCCATTTGCATCGCTTTCTTCACGGCAAATGGGTGCATGTTTAAGGCGCCTGCAAGTTGGTTCGGGTTGCCCCGGGTGTTGTAGACCTTAGCGATGTCACCGACCTTCGTGGCGAGCGCCGCCGCCACAGCCACGGGACTTAACCCAAGCTGCAGGGCGCGTCGCGTGGAGGCAAGTGCCTTGTCTACTCGTCCCGCCACGGCTTGCTCGGCGATGTCGAAGCCGGAGACTTCCGCCACCCCGGAGTAGTAGGCGCGCACACTGGAGACGGTGAGCTCTCCTTCGGTATCCGCCACCAACTGCTCGACCGCCGAGGCCAGCTCGCGCAGGTCGGAGCCCACCGACTCCAGCAAGGCGGCGACGACGTCCGGGGTGGGGCGCTGACCATGGCGACGAAACTCGTTGGCCACCCACGTGTGACGATCTTCCTCACGCAGCGGGTCGACTTTGTGTACGTGGGCGACTTTGGAAAATTTCGGCACCATCGCTTTTTGCCGTCCACCGCCGCTGTGTTTGATGATTAAGGTGATTCCCGGCGCGGGGTGTACTGCTGCCTTAAGCAGAATCTCTGTCGGTTCCTTGCCGGCTAGCTCCACTTTTTCCACCACCACGATCCGCTCCTCGGCAAAAAGTGAGGGGCTGGTGGCCATGGCGAGTTCTCCGGCGGTGATTTCGCTGGCTTTCAGTGTTGCCAGTTCCGCAGCCGGGCTGACCTTGTCGATGATCGCGGCTGTGGCGCGCTCAGCTAAGAACTCGTCTTCGCCGAGGACAAGGTGGACGGGGTTGAGCATGGGGCTCATCTTATCTGCTTTCAGGTGCGCCTCGATTCGGGTAGATAACTGGCACCCCGGCTGGGGTGACCACGGGGCGCTTTTTCATGCGGCCTTCCTCCAACACCACCACGACCTCGGTGCCGGTGGGCACCGGTTCGATGTTGTCGGCGGTGTCTACCACGTGGAGCTTTTTGCCGGCGGTGTCGATCACCGGCAAAGGCGGGTCGGGGCGGGCCATGAGGGCGATTGCGCACACGGTGGCCAGCAGTGTTAGCCGGGGGCGTTTCGCCGCAAGCCCCGCCACCACCCATCCGTAGCCCACGAGGACCATCAGCGGGCTCGCGGTGAGCACCGCGCCGTCAATTCTTGCACCTGCCGAGGCGACCGCGTGGATCCACCAAGCTAGCGGCTCCACCACGAGAAGCACCGGGATTTCGAAGGAGCCGGGCGAGAGAGACAGCAGTGCGGCGATAAGCCCCAGCACCGTGATCGGGGCGGCCAGCGGGGCGACAAGCACGTTGGCCGCCACCGCCACCAATGAGACACGCCCCACCATCAAGGCAACCAGGGGCATGGTCACCGCATCGGCAGCCAGGGCCACCGCCAACGCCCGGGTGACCACATCCGGCCAGCGCAAAACCACCAGTGCGCGGTAGAGCAGGGGGCTTAGCGCCACGATCCCGGCTGTCGCCGCGACGGATAGGGCGAAGCCGAAGTTGACCGCCAGGTTGGTGTCCACAAGCACCAAAGCAACCACCGACAGGCACAGGGCGTGCAGTGGCTCAGCGACAGAGGAGGACAACACCGCAACGAGGGTGACCAGCCCGGTGACGCTCGCACGTAAAACGCTGGGCTCCGGGCCAACGAGAGTCGCGTAGATCATCAGCACCACCCCCGCCGCCACGATCTGCGCGCGCAAGCCTAAACGTGCTGCGCTCGCTGCAAGCACTGCGGCGGTGGTGACGATTGCGATGTTGCTTCCTGAAACAGCACTCAAATGCGACAAGCCGGTGTCTACGTAGGCCTGTTTTTCGCTGGCGCTTTGCAGGGAGGTATCGCCTAGCACCATGCCGGGGATCAAACCTCGCGAGCCGGGGCCGACGTGGGCTTCGACGGAAGCCGCAAAGGTGCTTCTGACGTGCTCGGCAAGCGCCGCGAACCCCTGGGGAGCTGCAAGTACCTCAACGGGACCTGACCACGTTATCTGCGTGGTGCCAGGTGTTTGCGACTGCCCCACGGTGCCCGAAACGGCGACCCCTGCCCCCGTGACCACACCGGGCGGCAGTTCGGGGGTAAACACTGCAATGGCCCCCGGGTGGCCGGTCACGTTGATCCGCACGAGGAAACCGCCCGAATCAACGGGCACGGGTGCCCCAGCAACCTGGCCCACCATCGTCTGCCCTGGCTCGAAGGCCCGGGCCGCTGCGACGCGCAGCGCTGCGATAGCGCTCGATAGGCAGCCGAGGCCGGCGCTCAGCACTGCCTGGCCCACCTGTTGGAAGGCCAGCAGGCAAAGTGCGGCGACGCCCACGGCGAGCACAGCCACGGGCAGGCTCCACAGCAAGGTCATCAACGCACCCGCCCACACCGCCAGCGCCGGAGGGGCTAACCGTAGCTCACGCATGCCCGCTACACCGTGACCAAGTCTTTCAGCGCGGCGAACTTCGCAGGCCCAATGCCTTTGACGTCTTGCAGTTTATCTACGGAGGTGAAAGGTCCGTTTGCTTCCCGGTGGGAAACGATCGCGGCGGCGGTAGCCTGCCCCACCCCCGGCAGTGAGGTCAACTCGGCCGCACTGGCCGTGTTTAAGGACACCAGACCTAAGGTTTCGGCTCTCGTCGGCGGTGCAGCTCCGATGGCCTGGATGTGGATTTGTTGGCCGTCGACAAGCATTTGTGCTTGGTTTACAGCTACGAGGTCGGCTTCCGGTAGGGGGCGCGCCAATTCAAGGGCGTCGGCTACGCGCGCACCAGGAGCCAAGGTAAACAGGCCGGGGTTGTCCACCTCACCTACCACCGAAACCACCACTTCGCCGGGCGGGTTGGTTTCAGCCGGCGTTTCCCACTGCTGCGCCGGCAGCTCCACGGGTTGCGGTCGCAACACGAACCAGCCACCGGCAAGTATTGCCACCACCACGACAGCGAGCAGGGCGGTGCGTGGCTCCACGCTCACCCGCGGGGCGGAGTAGTCGACCTGCAGGAGGTCTTCTTGCCCCGACGGACGAGTTAATTCTTTGAGCCGCCCCGATGCGTGGCTGGTTGCCGCCTTCGCCTTCTGCTTCACAGTGCCCATGGCGCAAAAGCTAAAACGTGCGCAGGCAGAAGGGAAACAGTGGCGACCAAACCTGTGGATAACCGCGGTGAAGCGTCACCTATCCGGCTGGGTTATCCACATCGTCGGTTGAAAAAACCACGGACAGGCCGACGGAGCCTGCGCCGGTGTGGACCGCGAGGACGTCGACAAGCGGCTCGACCATAATGGTGGAGCCCTCCGGCAGCACCTCGCGCAACGTCGCGGCCAGCGATTGTGCTGCCTCCAGCGAATCGGCGTGCTGGATCGCCGCAAAGACCGGTTTGCCGCCGGCGCGCTCCAGCACCAACTCTGTGAGCTTGGAAAAGGCCTTCGCCTGGGTGCGGGTCTTGCCGGCAAGCTCAAGTTTGCCGGCGTTGACGCGCAGAATCGGCTTCGTGGCCAGCAGCGCGGCAGACAACACGGCGGTGCCCGTCGACAGTCGGCCGCTTTTGCGCAGGCCCTCAAGATGGTTCAAATACAGCCACGTCTGCGAACGTTCAAGGGTCTTTTTTGCCGCCTCCTCACATTCGTCGAGGCTCGCCCCGTCGCGCGCAAGCGAGGCCGCCGCCATCGCCGCCGCACTCAACGCCATACCTGCGGTGTCGGTGTCAACAACGCGCACGGTGTCAGGAAAGACCGCGGAAGCAGTCACAGCCGCCGACCACGTCGACGACAAGTTCTTCGACAAATGCAGCGCCACCACGCCGTCGTCACCGCCGCGCTCAAGCTGGCGCGCGTAAACAGCCGCAAGTTCAATCGCCGACAGTCCGCTTGTCGACGCCCCTTCCTCCTCGTGCATCACATGCAGCGGCGCCACCGTAATACCGAGTTCGGCGGCGATCGCCTCCGGGATACCAGAAGCGGAATCGACAACAATACGCACCGCCATCAGTTGCTAAACCCCTGGTTCCACGCCTCTAAGTACCAGGCGTAGCCCTGCGCACCCTCACCATAAGCCGGCATCGCCGCCAAGCGGGACGTGTTCGTGTTGCCCAACCCTTTCAGCAGCGGGTACTGGTGCAGCTCGAAACCTAAAAGGTTCGAGGTCAACGCTGAGATGGTCCCTCCGTGGGCGACCAGCAGCACCGCTGAACCCTCCCATTGTGGGTAACCCTGCAAAAGTTCGTCGACGACAGGACGCGCCCGCTTCGCCACATCCAGGCGGCTCTCTCCCCCCGGCGGCGCCCAATCAGCGTGATGGCGCCAATGCGCGCGGATGCCTTCCTTCCAAGAGTCCACCTCCTGGTGGGTTTTTCCCTGCCAATCCCCCAGGTGCGTTTCGCGCAAGCGCGCATCCTCAGTGACCTCCAACCCCAATGAGGCAGCGATGATGTCGGCGGTGTGCCTGGCGCGCGTCAGATCGGAGGAGACGATCTTGCTCACACCAGCCTCACGCATGAGCAACGCCGCAGCCCGCGCCTGCTCAATGCCCACCGCAGAAAGCTGCGTGTCGAGTTGGCCTTGCATGCGGCGGGTCGCGTTGTACTGCGTTTGCCCGTGGCGCAGCATGATTAGTCGTCTACTCATAGTCGTTTGCCCTTTGCCTTGGTCAAGCGGGTGACGCTTAGAACCTTAAGTCGCCGAACTCCTCGTCCTCGTTGCCGGGGCCTTCGCCGGCCAGGGGAAGCTTGTCAATGTCGTCGATGGAGCGCACCTTTGCACCATCGGCATCTTCAGCAAAAGAATCCGGCCGTTCGTAGGGCTCGACGCCTTCGATTTCAATGACGGGGCAGTCCGCGTACAGGCGGTCTAGGCCGTAGAACTCGCGCTCGGCGTCGCGCTGGATGTGCACGACAATGGAGCCGTAATCCAGCAACACCCAACGCAACTCACGGTGGCCCTCGCGGCGTTTCGGTTCGTGGCCGGCCTTCGTCATCGCGTCTTCGACCTCAGCGCTGATCGCGCCGACCTGACGCTCATTGTCCGCTGAGACGACCACGAAGATGTCCGTGATTGCCAACACGTCAGAGACATCAATGACGCCAATGTTTCGGCCGAGCTTCTCATCTGCCGCCCGTGCCGCCACGATGGCCTGCTCGCGCGAGGATTCCAGTGCAGTCAAATGCTTTAAGCCCCTTGGTTGTTGATTGTTTTGTGGGTTCATCCAGTTATGTGGATATTCTCACACGTTTGCCGCCGGGTGTGCCACTCATGCCCTGGCGTACAGCGCGTTTTTCGCGATGTACTGCACCACTCCGTCCGGCACCAGGTACCACACTGGTCGGCCCTCGCTGGCGCGAGCGCGGCAATCCGTGGAAGAAATTGCCATCGCGGGAATCTCCATCAGGTGGACGCGCTCCCTAATTTTCAAAGGCAGCATGTCCTCGCTGAGTTCGTAGCCGGGGCGGGTCACACCGACGAACTCCGCCAACTCAAACATTTCCTCCCAGTTGTGCCAGGACATGATCGAGCCCAAAGCGTCCGCCCCGGTAATGAAGTAAATCCGGGCGTTAGGGTACTGCTGGCGCACATCGTTGAGCGTGTCGATGGTGTAGGTGCGCCCGCCGCGGTCAATGTCGACCCGCGAAACATGAAAACGTGGGTTCGAGGCGGTCGCGATCACCGTCATCAGGTAGCGGTCCTCGGAGTCCGAAACGGCTTGTCCCTCTTTTTGCCACGGCTGGCCGGTGGGGACGAAGACCACCTCGTCGAGCCCGAAACGCTCAGCTACCTCACTGGCAGCCACCAGGTGGCCGTGGTGGATGGGGTCGAAGGTGCCGCCCATCACGCCGATGCGCCTTCCATCACGAGGCTCGAAAGCGAACACGTCTTTCATGTGGACCATCTTATGGCCCGCAGTATTAGCGGTAGCGAACTTGGTCCACGAATCGGCCGAAGGAATCGGAGACGTGGTTGTCCCACTGCCACGGGGACAGGAAGTAGCGGCCGTGGTTGCCACCGTTGCCTTGCGAGCCTTGCAGGGTGGCGAGGGACAGGTCGCAGACTCCGTCGAGGGGAAGGCAGTAGTTAACGCGGTTCGGGGTCGCTGCGGCGGTGCGGGTGTTGAAGGGCAGCAAACCAAGGATGCCGCCAGCGCCGCCTCCTGGCACACCAACGGTGTGAGGGTCACGCGGCGCGGAATTCGGGTTGCCGAAGTAGACCACGCCCGCGAGCTGGCCGCGCCTAGCCAACTCCCGCTCGTGCTCCAGCAGGATCATCGCACCTTGGGAGTAGCCCACCAGGATGTATCCCGGGCGGCACCCCGTCGTCTGTTCGTAGTCGTTGATTTGCTGCATCACGCCGGTGCGGCCGAGGTTGAAGGAGTCCATGAACTCGTTGCCAGCGCGGCGGGCGGTGTTTAAAACGGGCACTGCGTATTGCACCGCCAGCCCCAGCGCCTGGGCGATGGTGACGGGCACGGCTACGGCGGGGGTGTCGTAGTCCGGGTAGACCGCCGGGTAGTAGCGCGGCTCCATTCCGATGACCTCGACGTCTTTCATGAGGGAGTTGCCGCCGTGGGTGGCGCGGTA
The Corynebacterium sp. BD556 genome window above contains:
- the lepA gene encoding translation elongation factor 4, with translation MAAQKTNFAEDTFTDPSRIRNFCIIAHIDHGKSTLADRILQLSNVVSARDMRDQYLDNMDIERERGITIKAQNVRLPWTPRSGEFEGQDTVLQMIDTPGHVDFSYEVSRALEACEGAILLVDAAQGIEAQTLANLYMAMDKDLEIIPVLNKIDLPAADPEKYALEIAHIIGIDPEEVMRVSGKTGEGVPELLDKLVELVPPPQSETGSDPDAPARALIFDSVYDTYRGVVTYVRMMDGTLKPNQQVQMMNTGVRHEILEVGVVSPTMKKTKGLGPGEVGYLITGVKDVRETRVGDTVTWASKGAEQALAGFEDVKPMVYSGLFPVSQEDFPALRESLEKLQLNDASLTWEPETSVALGFGFRCGFLGLLHMEITRDRLEREFDLDLISTAPSVTYRVVGEDGTEQMVHNPSDWPGGKLQAVYEPIVNMTIIVPQEFVGTTMELCQSKRGSMRNMEYLSEERVELRYIMPLGEIIFDFFDMLKSRTKGYASLNYEDAGEQEGNLVKVDILLQGEPVDAFSAIVHKDSAQWYGNKMTKKLKELIPRQQFEVPVQAAIGSKIIARENIRALRKDVLSKCYGGDISRKRKLLEKQKAGKKRMKSIGSVTVPQEAFVAALSTDEE
- the rpsT gene encoding 30S ribosomal protein S20 produces the protein MANIKQQKKRVLTNEKRRMRNKSVRSATRTEMRKFREAVESGDKAAAEAQLRVASRKLDKAVTKGVFHRNNAANKKSNMARALNKMA
- a CDS encoding LysE family translocator; this translates as MITPGDLAVIVGLNVVGAAAPGPDVILITRTATRSRKHAWATTCGILTGVLLWSTLTVVGAATLLTAFPWALSAVQVIGGAFLLWMAQANIRQGWRDRTTPPVDLDEAEAALGRLRTSYLKGLSTNLANPKIVIALTAMIAPLLPPQPSVATAVIVILSMWASAFALFGVLSHVVSTERVRRRLLAAGPLIDMGSGTFFALVGALLILRAAAQPV
- a CDS encoding ankyrin repeat domain-containing protein gives rise to the protein MKDSTNPNNNPSESPKDCPDDVRDFASKLFDFARNGDHTLLDYVDHGVDVNLSNQDGNSLLMLAAYAGHAALVRGLVSRGADVDKLNARGQSPLAGVVFKKEDEVLDVLLEAGADPHAGHPNAIMTAQMFERSDLVEKMTKR
- the holA gene encoding DNA polymerase III subunit delta; this encodes MSPMLNPVHLVLGEDEFLAERATAAIIDKVSPAAELATLKASEITAGELAMATSPSLFAEERIVVVEKVELAGKEPTEILLKAAVHPAPGITLIIKHSGGGRQKAMVPKFSKVAHVHKVDPLREEDRHTWVANEFRRHGQRPTPDVVAALLESVGSDLRELASAVEQLVADTEGELTVSSVRAYYSGVAEVSGFDIAEQAVAGRVDKALASTRRALQLGLSPVAVAAALATKVGDIAKVYNTRGNPNQLAGALNMHPFAVKKAMQMARSWSGEAVSDAVIIVAELDAAVKGQGGDKEFALEDAVRRIAQLAR
- a CDS encoding ComEC/Rec2 family competence protein yields the protein MRELRLAPPALAVWAGALMTLLWSLPVAVLAVGVAALCLLAFQQVGQAVLSAGLGCLSSAIAALRVAAARAFEPGQTMVGQVAGAPVPVDSGGFLVRINVTGHPGAIAVFTPELPPGVVTGAGVAVSGTVGQSQTPGTTQITWSGPVEVLAAPQGFAALAEHVRSTFAASVEAHVGPGSRGLIPGMVLGDTSLQSASEKQAYVDTGLSHLSAVSGSNIAIVTTAAVLAASAARLGLRAQIVAAGVVLMIYATLVGPEPSVLRASVTGLVTLVAVLSSSVAEPLHALCLSVVALVLVDTNLAVNFGFALSVAATAGIVALSPLLYRALVVLRWPDVVTRALAVALAADAVTMPLVALMVGRVSLVAVAANVLVAPLAAPITVLGLIAALLSLSPGSFEIPVLLVVEPLAWWIHAVASAGARIDGAVLTASPLMVLVGYGWVVAGLAAKRPRLTLLATVCAIALMARPDPPLPVIDTAGKKLHVVDTADNIEPVPTGTEVVVVLEEGRMKKRPVVTPAGVPVIYPNRGAPESR
- a CDS encoding ComEA family DNA-binding protein, whose amino-acid sequence is MGTVKQKAKAATSHASGRLKELTRPSGQEDLLQVDYSAPRVSVEPRTALLAVVVVAILAGGWFVLRPQPVELPAQQWETPAETNPPGEVVVSVVGEVDNPGLFTLAPGARVADALELARPLPEADLVAVNQAQMLVDGQQIHIQAIGAAPPTRAETLGLVSLNTASAAELTSLPGVGQATAAAIVSHREANGPFTSVDKLQDVKGIGPAKFAALKDLVTV
- a CDS encoding DegV family protein, with the translated sequence MAVRIVVDSASGIPEAIAAELGITVAPLHVMHEEEGASTSGLSAIELAAVYARQLERGGDDGVVALHLSKNLSSTWSAAVTASAVFPDTVRVVDTDTAGMALSAAAMAAASLARDGASLDECEEAAKKTLERSQTWLYLNHLEGLRKSGRLSTGTAVLSAALLATKPILRVNAGKLELAGKTRTQAKAFSKLTELVLERAGGKPVFAAIQHADSLEAAQSLAATLREVLPEGSTIMVEPLVDVLAVHTGAGSVGLSVVFSTDDVDNPAG
- a CDS encoding histidine phosphatase family protein, encoding MSRRLIMLRHGQTQYNATRRMQGQLDTQLSAVGIEQARAAALLMREAGVSKIVSSDLTRARHTADIIAASLGLEVTEDARLRETHLGDWQGKTHQEVDSWKEGIRAHWRHHADWAPPGGESRLDVAKRARPVVDELLQGYPQWEGSAVLLVAHGGTISALTSNLLGFELHQYPLLKGLGNTNTSRLAAMPAYGEGAQGYAWYLEAWNQGFSN
- the rsfS gene encoding ribosome silencing factor — translated: MTALESSREQAIVAARAADEKLGRNIGVIDVSDVLAITDIFVVVSADNERQVGAISAEVEDAMTKAGHEPKRREGHRELRWVLLDYGSIVVHIQRDAEREFYGLDRLYADCPVIEIEGVEPYERPDSFAEDADGAKVRSIDDIDKLPLAGEGPGNEDEEFGDLRF
- the nadD gene encoding nicotinate-nucleotide adenylyltransferase; translated protein: MKDVFAFEPRDGRRIGVMGGTFDPIHHGHLVAASEVAERFGLDEVVFVPTGQPWQKEGQAVSDSEDRYLMTVIATASNPRFHVSRVDIDRGGRTYTIDTLNDVRQQYPNARIYFITGADALGSIMSWHNWEEMFELAEFVGVTRPGYELSEDMLPLKIRERVHLMEIPAMAISSTDCRARASEGRPVWYLVPDGVVQYIAKNALYARA